The nucleotide window CGGGCGGCATGGGCCATGGCCCCGGTCGCAAGGCGAGCCCGTAACTCGCGCAGAGATTGTACTTTGATATCCACGTAGTGTGGGCGCCCACTGCGCGGCATTGCGTCACCCACACTGTTTCTCGCCGGCAGATGCCCTGTGATCCATACCGTCCTGATGCCGAAATGCCGCAAGTGCTTGAGGTGCGAGCGTGTGTCTTCGACCAGCCAGGTGCGATGCGGCGAGAGGCCCTCTCTCGCCAACAGACGGCGCAGCATGATGGCGTCTGGCTTGGCGCGCCAGGCACGCCGGTCGGCCATGTCTTCGATGCTCACACAGCGCTCGAAATGGCGGCGGATGCCCAACGCTTCGACGATCGGCAGCGCGTAGTGCGCCGGTGCGTTCGTGAGCAGTATCTTGCGCCCCGGGAGCCCGGCCATCAGGCGGGCGACGCCGCGCTCCGCGCGCAACACCTCCGCCAGCGGCGGCAGCGCGTGCACGCGCGCCAGGAACTCGTGCGGATCGATCGCGTGATGCCGGATCAGTCCGAGCAGCACCGCACCGTAGCGCGACGTGTAATCCGTGCGCAGCCGGTTGGCCTCGTCGTGCGACAGTCCCAGCTTCTCGACGATATAGGCGGTCATCGCACGATTGATCTGCGGGAAGATCGCGTGCGACGCGCGATGCAGCGTGTTGTCCAGATCGAACAGCCAGACCGGACCGCGCGAGCCATATTCGCTGCGTGCGCGTGACGCGCGCCGGCGTCGGCTCAGAACATGGGAAGAAGGCACGGAGATAGCGCAATCATGCGAGCAGATGGAAGAAGATGACGCCGCCGCATCGACAGCCTCCCGATCCCCGGGCAAGACAATGCGGCTTCGGCAAGGCACGATGCTAGCGCGCGATGCCCGCTTTGACAAATCCGCCCGCGCAGCCTGGCAACGATCGCGCGGCGCGCCGCGCTTACGCCCCGGCGGGCTTCACGCGCGTGCGCACCAGACTCACGACCCCGCCCAGTATCGCGAGTGCGGTGGCGGCGACCATGGCCGCACGCGCGCCGTCGTCACCGTACGCATCGAAGAGCAGCGCCACGACGGCGGCGCCCAGCGTCATGCCGACGGTGCGCGCGATCGTCATCAGCCCACTCGCCGCCCCGCTGCGCTCACGCGGTGCGCCCATCATGATGATGCGGTTGTTGGGTGTCTGAAAGAAGCCGAAGCCCACACCGCACAGCGCCATGCGCAAGGCGATGTCCCAATCGCCGGCGCGCGGCGGCAGCCACGCGAGCGAGGCCAGCCCCAGTGCGAAGACGCCGAGGCCGAGCGCGCTCAGGCGAGCGCTGTCGAAGCGGTCCGACAGACGCCCGGCAAGCGGCGCAACGAAAACGATGACCAGTGGCCATGGCGTGATGAGCAGACCGGTCACGGCCTCGCTGCGCGCGAGTGTGTGCTGCAACAGGAACGGCATGCCGACATACGACAGCGTCTGCGACATGTAGCAGGCCACCGACGTGAGCGACGACAGCGCCAGCACCGGCACGCGCATGAGGTCGAGTGGCAGCAGCGGTGTTTCGCGCCTGCGCTGATGACGCACGAGCATCACGGCCACGACGATCCCCAACACGATCTGCAACGTCGCCATACCGCGGCGTCCCGTCTCGCCGAGATGCCCCACACCGATGATGACGAGCGCGAGCGCCGCCGCATTGAGCAGGGCGCCGGGCACGTCGATGCGTCGCGCGGCGCCCGGCGTGCGCGGCAGGCACCGGAACGACGCCGCGAAAGCCACCGCACCGATCGGCAGATTGATGGCGAACAGCCACCGCCAGTCGCCCAACGAGAGAATCGCAGCCGCGACACTGGGCCCCGCGGCGGTGGACAGCGCGACCGTGAGCGCGAGCAGGGAGATGGCGCGTCCGCCCAGATTCGGCGGGAACACCATACGCAACAACGCGGGCACGATCGTCGACATGCACGCCCCGCACAGTCCCTGCGCAACGCGCGCGACGACGAGCCAGGCGAGACTGGGCGCGAGCGCGCAGCCCGCCGAGGCCAGCGTGAAGCCCGCCACGCCGAAGAGAAACACACGCCGGTAGCCGAGCTTCTCGCCGAGCGCGGCCAGCGGCAGCACGGCCATGGCGAAGATCAGCTGATAGGCGTTGACGACCCAGACCGTCGAGGCCGGATCGGATGCCAGATCGTGCGCGATGGTCGGCAGCGCCACGTTGGCGATCGAGGCATCGAGATTGCCCAGAAAGGTGCCCAGCAGGATGGACGGCACGGCGATGCGCCGCGCGTTCGCGCTCAGTCCGTCGGCGAGCGGTGTGCCAGGGGGCGTGGGTCGGGTCATACGGGATACGGGGTGAAACGCACGGGAGAAAAAATGCGGCCCGGGAACACAGTCGCCGTTGCCCAGGCCGGGCAGGAAAATCGCACGCAATGGCGCAGCTCGGGGAATGTTCGGCTGCACACGGTCATGCCGCACGACGTCTGCCGGATCACTCTTTCGTTGTGCGCGACACCGCCACCACGTCGCATGCCGCGCAACTGGGAGTGACGCAGCACCGCGTCACGTGCGACTCGCCCCCCCGGACGTGCCGCACGCGCTTGACGCACGCGATGCCGCGATTTCCGACGCTACTGGCAACGCCCGATCAGAACGTGTGCTGAATGCCCAGCATCGTACCGAACTGGTTGCCGCCCGTCACGACCGAGCCGCCCGCCGCGATTGCCACCGCGCCGTTCTGGCTGTTCGCCACCCAGCCGGCCATGCCATACAGCGACGTGCGTTTCGACAGCGAGTACGTGGCGCGGCCGATGAGCATCGTGGCGTTGGCCTTGCTCTTGAGCTGATAGCGAATGGCCTGTGCGTCGAACGTCCAGGTGATCGTCGGCATGTAGGTCACGCCGAGGAAGTAGATGTCCGAGCGCAGCGATGCCGCGTCGGCGCTCACGTTGCGGTGAATCCAGCCGCCGCCCACGCGTCCCGTCGACCACTTGTAGTAGGCATTGATGACCGAGTGCGAGTCCGTGTAGTTCGAGCTGGTCAGCGGCGCCGCGGCGCCCGTGTTGCCGCGCATCTGGTCGTACGACGCCGAAATGCCGAAGTTCTGGTAGTCGTAGCCGAGCAGGCCGGTGAACTGCTTGCACGCCTGGTAGTTGCCGGCAACGTTACCCGCGCAATTCGTGGCCGACGGCCCGCCCGCGCTCGACCCGTCGCGCCCGAAGCTGTAGGTCGCACCGACGGTCACGCCATCGAACTTGCCCATGTAGCCCACCGCGCTGTCGCTGCGGGCATTGGCGATGTACGGATCGATACTCGCGAGCGAGAAGATCGACGGCCCGATCACATCGGCATTGCCCGTGACGTAGAACGTCATGTTGTTCTGACGGCCAATGAGGAACGTACCCCATGAACCCGACAGACCGACGTTGGCCTGACGGCCGAACAGGCGTCCACCGTAGTTCAGGTTGCCGGTACCCGGCTGGAAGCCGTTCTCCAACGTGAAGACGGCCTTCAGACCGCCGCCCAGATCTTCCACGCCCTTCAGGCCGAAGCGCGACGGCACCTTGCCGGTGAGGGTCGGCTCGCCGATGAAGCTGCCGCCATTGGCGGCGTTGTTGTAATAGGCAACGCCGGTATCGACGATTCCGTACAGCGTCACGTTGCTTTGCGCCTGCGCCAGGCCTGCACCCAGCATCAGGCCTGCGGCCAATGCATGTTTCACTTTCACTTCTGTCCCCTTGTTTTTGAAATACACAGCTACGAGGGTCGCCCCTCAACTACAACCTCCGAACTGGCGCGAAGCCGGTCCAGCCTTTTGTGGAACGGCACTGCGGCCGTCTCGGGTACTGCCCTTCTCAACTGCCTTCCTGCGCTGCCGGGCAACCGGTGCCGCCTCCTGGATGCACCATTCGGCACCGGTACCCGCCGTTTTTCGGCGCGACGTGAGTTGCTGTTTTTTCCTCACGCCTCGCGTACGAAAGTGAAACGTGCTTCGCGCCGGGCGATGCGCCAGCCTTGCGCGGTGCGCACGAACGTATCGTCGAACTCGCCCATCACCTGGCGGCCATGCACCGCACGGCCGAACGGTCCCGGCGCATCCTGCGCCGAGGCGCTCCACAGCAGCACCATGCTGCTGCCGCGCGCCTGCGTCGGCGAAGTGACGTCGATCAGGACATTGCCTACGAGATGCCGTGTGATCCGGTCGGCCGGACGCGCCGCATACGCCTCGGCGATTGCCGCAGGCCCCACGAGGGTGTCGCCGCCCGGGCGCACGAGCACGCCCTGCTCGGCGAACAGGGCCCCGAGCCCCTTCGGGTCGCGATGGTCATTGCACGCGGCGAAACGCATCACGAGGTCGTGACAGGCCTGCTTCGCAAGGCACAGCTCGAGACCATCGAGGCCATCGGGGCCGTCGAGCGCGTTGGCCGATTGAGAGGCGAGGTTCGAAACGCTTTCGGTCATAGGGCGCGCGCCTCCGCCTGCGAGAGCCATGCGCGCATCGCGCCGGCGACATCCTCCGGCCGCTCCATCGGACTCATGTGCCCGCTGTGCTCGACCACGCACAACACCGCGCCGGGAATGGCGCCGGCCATGGTTGCGTGGCGGGCCAGCGGGCTCCATGTGTCCTGACGCCCGCACAACACGAGCGTGGGAC belongs to Pandoraea pnomenusa and includes:
- a CDS encoding pyrimidine 5'-nucleotidase, producing MPSSHVLSRRRRASRARSEYGSRGPVWLFDLDNTLHRASHAIFPQINRAMTAYIVEKLGLSHDEANRLRTDYTSRYGAVLLGLIRHHAIDPHEFLARVHALPPLAEVLRAERGVARLMAGLPGRKILLTNAPAHYALPIVEALGIRRHFERCVSIEDMADRRAWRAKPDAIMLRRLLAREGLSPHRTWLVEDTRSHLKHLRHFGIRTVWITGHLPARNSVGDAMPRSGRPHYVDIKVQSLRELRARLATGAMAHAARQSNPYR
- a CDS encoding MFS transporter codes for the protein MTRPTPPGTPLADGLSANARRIAVPSILLGTFLGNLDASIANVALPTIAHDLASDPASTVWVVNAYQLIFAMAVLPLAALGEKLGYRRVFLFGVAGFTLASAGCALAPSLAWLVVARVAQGLCGACMSTIVPALLRMVFPPNLGGRAISLLALTVALSTAAGPSVAAAILSLGDWRWLFAINLPIGAVAFAASFRCLPRTPGAARRIDVPGALLNAAALALVIIGVGHLGETGRRGMATLQIVLGIVVAVMLVRHQRRRETPLLPLDLMRVPVLALSSLTSVACYMSQTLSYVGMPFLLQHTLARSEAVTGLLITPWPLVIVFVAPLAGRLSDRFDSARLSALGLGVFALGLASLAWLPPRAGDWDIALRMALCGVGFGFFQTPNNRIIMMGAPRERSGAASGLMTIARTVGMTLGAAVVALLFDAYGDDGARAAMVAATALAILGGVVSLVRTRVKPAGA
- a CDS encoding porin; the protein is MKVKHALAAGLMLGAGLAQAQSNVTLYGIVDTGVAYYNNAANGGSFIGEPTLTGKVPSRFGLKGVEDLGGGLKAVFTLENGFQPGTGNLNYGGRLFGRQANVGLSGSWGTFLIGRQNNMTFYVTGNADVIGPSIFSLASIDPYIANARSDSAVGYMGKFDGVTVGATYSFGRDGSSAGGPSATNCAGNVAGNYQACKQFTGLLGYDYQNFGISASYDQMRGNTGAAAPLTSSNYTDSHSVINAYYKWSTGRVGGGWIHRNVSADAASLRSDIYFLGVTYMPTITWTFDAQAIRYQLKSKANATMLIGRATYSLSKRTSLYGMAGWVANSQNGAVAIAAGGSVVTGGNQFGTMLGIQHTF
- a CDS encoding nuclear transport factor 2 family protein, giving the protein MTESVSNLASQSANALDGPDGLDGLELCLAKQACHDLVMRFAACNDHRDPKGLGALFAEQGVLVRPGGDTLVGPAAIAEAYAARPADRITRHLVGNVLIDVTSPTQARGSSMVLLWSASAQDAPGPFGRAVHGRQVMGEFDDTFVRTAQGWRIARREARFTFVREA